A window from Cryptomeria japonica chromosome 1, Sugi_1.0, whole genome shotgun sequence encodes these proteins:
- the LOC131026882 gene encoding F-box/kelch-repeat protein At5g15710-like — translation MQAPQEEIMDSVWSNLPKDIVNIVLLFLPLASAMQFKSVCKEWREFLGSNCYYRRRSAVEQKKPWLFLCTSGMFSCAFDFSLKRWHKILNPPLYRQSIVSASGNLVCLGNLVADCRALSICDPVSKLVKNLAPMNKIQFIHKVSLNLHKDGAYKIMVVGENDRAVNNFRGLVTEVYDSKTQIWRMSGETMAEAKFGLDAGVWMNSRFYCIVEMPYGVVVFDQKRDLWEELEAEMPAGCNDISSPYLVDCRGRLLMVMRNSIESGTSKFQIWELVILKEKEDYEWVLLEEMPEHIEVEFMASSRWGDMSQRLICCGVGDWVCIITQLSPSALAFNMVNKKWEWLGKDPAFPQGRNSHLYAFPLRPISHCQL, via the coding sequence ATGCAGGCCCCTCAAGAAGAAATTATGGACTCTGTATGGAGTAATCTTCCTAAAGATATTGTGAATATTGTACTGCTTTTCTTACCCCTTGCAAGCGCTATGCAGTTCAAAAGCGTGTGCAAAGAGTGGAGGGAATTTTTAGGCTCAAATTGTTATTACAGGAGAAGATCCGCAGTGGAGCAGAAGAAGCCATGGCTCTTTCTCTGCACGTCTGGGATGTTTTCATGTGCCTTCGATTTTTCACTAAAACGCTGGCACAAGATTCTCAATCCTCCTCTCTATAGACAAAGTATTGTTAGCGCTAGCGGGAATTTGGTTTGCCTGGGGAATTTGGTGGCAGATTGCAGAGCTTTGAGCATTTGTGACCCCGTCAGCAAGTTAGTGAAAAATCTGGCGCCCATGAATAAGATTCAGTTTATACATAAAGTTAGCTTGAATCTTCACAAAGACGGGGCTTACAAGATAATGGTGGTGGGTGAGAACGACCGGGCTGTGAACAATTTCAGAGGATTGGTGACAGAGGTTTATGATTCCAAAACCCAGATTTGGAGAATGTCAGGGGAAACAATGGCTGAAGCCAAATTTGGGCTAGATGCAGGTGTTTGGATGAACAGTCGATTTTATTGCATTGTAGAGATGCCTTATGGCGTTGTTGTTTTCGACCAGAAAAGAGATTTGTGGGAAGAATTGGAAGCAGAAATGCCTGCAGGTTGTAATGACATTTCCTCCCCTTACCTTGTAGATTGCAGGGGCCGTTTGTTGATGGTTATGAGGAACAGCATAGAGAGCGGTACTAGTAAATTTCAGATCTGGGAGCTCGTTATATTAAAGGAAAAGGAAGACTATGAGTGGGTGTTATTGGAAGAAATGCCTGAGCATATTGAGGTAGAATTCATGGCTTCTTCGAGATGGGGTGACATGTCGCAGAGATTGATATGTTGTGGAGTGGGGGATTGGGTGTGCATAATCACCCAGCTTAGTCCTAGTGCGTTGGCGTTTAACATGGTGAATAAAAAATGGGAATGGTTAGGTAAAGATCCTGCTTTTCCACAAGGTCGCAATTCccatctctacgcctttcctcttCGCCCCATTTCACATTGTCAATTGTGA